The Candidatus Saccharibacteria bacterium RAAC3_TM7_1 nucleotide sequence AGCGCTCCCGCAACGATAATCAGGTAGATAAACTGACGAAAGCTAAACGGGCCGATGAGCTTGTCATCGGCCTCGACGTCTTGGGGGACTTTATAGACGGCCATACTGCTTATAGTATAGCAAATCGACTAGATATTTGGACCGTAAGTGGCCGCAGCAGCATCCTGCTCGTCCTTAGCTATCTTGTTAAGGATGGCATCGTGTAGAACTTTAGCTTCTGGCTTAATGAGGTTATTGATCTGTGGATTAGAACGAGCCTCATTGATGGCTGTCTTCAAGCTAGCCTTTTGCGAGTCATTCAACTCTCCATTGAGAGCTGCCTTGTGAATACGCTTCATCTCATCTGGATTCATGCTCGCCAGGCTGGCAGCAGAGAGCTTGGTACCAACTCGTTTGTTAATTTCTTCCTGCATATCCGTGACGCGTAGCGGGTTACCTTTCGCATCTTTCATGATTTTCCCGTCACTGTCGTGCATGACTTGACCGAGCTTACCTTCAACAAGTTGACCAGTAGCCTGGTCGCCTAGTGCCCAAGGTTTATCTTTCATGTCATATGCCATTTGTTTTTGTACACTTGAAAGTGCCTCTACTTCTTTTGAGTTACCGGTTGTGTCAGCTTCGTTCATGAGTTTTGTAGCAATGTCCAGGGCTCGAATATGTGATTCACGATGGCTTCGAGACATCACCAGTCCTGCCGCTGCGGCTCGCTGCTCTGAGCTCAACGCAGTGTCACTTATCATGCCTATCAATTGATCATTACTTGCACTGGTCAGGGTCGTTTTAAAAGCACTGACGTCATCATCAAATTGTTTATGTATTCCTTGAGTAGCGACAGCCGCAGCGCGTACACGAGCCGATTCGTCGGCTTGACTGATAGCACTTCCGCCCGCCGCCGCGTTCTGTAGTTTTATCGCACGCTCCGTGTAGTTGCCGTTTGCGTCAGTATCCCCGAGTTGGTTGGCCATATAGGTACTTCCGCTTCGCTTCGCTTCACCCTCTCTCGATGCCAGTAGAGAGTCTCGTCGTGTCTTGTATCGACTATAAGCACCCAGTTTGCTACTTCCAAGCCACCCTTCTTTGTTGTGGGCTGCTATATTCCATCGGTTACCTACGTCTTTTTTCATTCGTTCAGCCTGCTCGCTAAATCGCTTCTTATTTCTACTAGCCGCCGCTCCTTGTGCCCTGTCCGCCATACCACTCAACTTTGCACCGATAGATCCAGTTGCAGACAAGGCGCTTTTTAGTACGATTGGCACGGCAAAGAGTGGTACTGCCATGACACCGAGCGCGGTGATTTGCAGCATGTAGTTGCTTTCGTCAGGGTCTCCCCCGGCGTTATTGATGATGCGGGCAGCCAAAGTACTGGCACCAAATATAACGCCGACCACCGGAAATACCAGTAGTAACGAACTAAACATCTTCCACCACTTCTTGAACCATTTTTCGGTATTTGGCAGCAGGTACGCAACGAAAGCCAAGGGCGAGACGACGACCAGGAGGATCAAAGCAGCCTTTCGTGCGATCAAGATGAGAATGATAAGAGCGAATGCGAGCAGGGCTGCCGTGCTGATGGTAGTTATGGCAAGCAGGCCAACGACCAGTGCCGCTGCGCCGACTAGCACGAAGCCTATGACTTTTTTCCAACTTGGCAGATCCGACGCGGTGGCAGAGATGGCGTCTGTTGTCGGCATATCCTTAAAGAATGAGTAAATGCTACTGCCGAGGATGTTACTCAGGTCGACGGCGATCTGACATACAAAGTACGAAAGGTTGACGAGTACAGCAGCGATGAATAGCCGCGGCAGCATGCGTTTAATACCGTAGTTTGAGACACCAGTTCCGGTGATCTGCGAGTAGACAATGATCAGAAAGACAATCACGAATGCCACGTTGGCGATATCACGGAAGTTACTCCAGGCAGCGCGGGTATCATTATCGGTCAACAGCTTCGGCTCAATCGTGAGAAAGTCAGAGATAAACCCGAAAGCTGCGTCATTGAGCCCTCCCATGAAGTTCATGATTGGGCAGATAATCCAGCCTACCCCTTCCACGCTACACGAAGTAGTGGGCTCGGCAGGGGTACATTCCCCAGTGCTATTATTCCAGGTACCGCCGTTTTTTTCACATTTTTCTTTTTCCCCTTTTAATCTGTCTCTTTCTTTAGTAGCTTTATCGACGCACTCTTGTCGATCGTTCTTATCCTGCAAGGCTCTACATGTTTGGTTTATGTATTCATCAGTTGCTTCGGCTGTGATAATCGAATAATTGCCATCGAGTATTCTCGTAGCATTTGCACGAGTCGTACAGGTTGCTACTGAGATGGAGGGGGAGCTTTTTAGGCACGTAATGATGGATTTGTAGTAATTACACCGCTCAATACTATCTTGGGAACTAGTGGTGCAAACAATGGCTGCGTCTGCTTTTTTGATCTGCTCTTTCCTGCGAGCCTTACAGGCGCTATCATCCTTTTTGCAGGTCTCTATCGTGACGCCCATGAAGGTTTCACCGGTAGGCTCAGAGATGTTGCCAAACGCCACTTGGTTACTGCCCAGCTGCTGGATATCTCTAACCGCCGATGTACAGTCGGAGTCTTCTTTTTGATTATCGAGGTTGTCGTCACGGCGTACACCTACAAAACTACCGCCAGACCGCGTATTAGCGTCAATCTTAATGGCGACATCACACGAAATGCGCTCACCTTTATCTGTAACCGCCTCTACTCCATTATTAGTGGCGTACTGTGTGTGGGTAATATATAATTCGTTCTCTCTGGAGTATTTAAAATAAATCTCGGCGGTGTCTTCATTATAGTAGTCTTTGTTGTGGCTATTTTCCCCCTCACCAAACACCCACTTATCTCCATCTTTTCTGAACATTGGAATGGATGTGACGTTTGGATCACTAATGAAACCACCTTTGGCCGAGATAAGACTTTCATAACTCAATGTGTAGGTCGGTTGTGTGCCGTCAGCGTGGACAACTTGACTCGTGTAGAAACTAGCTATAAAAACCGCTAGGAGTAAGCTCAGGTATAACAGTGGCTTATTTTTTATTTTTATAAGACTAAGCATAATCATTTAAGAATGATTATGCCCTAGTTCTATCTAAACATCAATAATAAGAAGATGGCTCGACTTCGGTGGAGTCGAGCCTATACTATTAACCTTCGTTGATCTTTATAGTTCCATCTTTTTGCTGAACCAGCTGGTAGGGCTGTTCTAGTTTTACGTCGATGGATTTATGTTCTGAGTAATTATTGTCTTGGTCTTGCACCATATATTCGACGCGCAGATAGCTCAAGTCAGGGTAATTCACTGGATCGTTCACAAATGACGAGTAAACACTACAGCCATAGTCCTGTGGTGCGGTGTCATTTGAAGCGGTAGGACAGACGAATGTGCCGATATCCTTGACGTCGGGGTTTTCTGCAAGAATTTGTGCGGCAATATCTTTGAGAGAGTTCACGATCTCCGAATCAGGTGTATCGGTAAAGTCGCTCACCGGAATTTTGTCGACAGGAATGTCGGGGTTTTCTACGAGCACTCCTAAGTACCAGTTGAGGTCTTCACGGATGCTTTTATTGAAAACGCTGCCCCATTCGTCATCGCTAATACCCTCTAGTATATTCGCATCAAACTGAACGCGATCTTTGTTCTGGAACAGCGCCTCGATTCTTTGATCGAGCGTCTCGGTATCAATTTTAGTTATGCCAGGCTCTTTGGTGCCCGGGTCGGCAGACTCGCCGCCACTAGTTGCTACTAATGCGCCGCCAATACCTATAACACTAGTGGCTACCATTCCTGCGATAGCTCGGCGGTGTCTCCGCATAAAGCTTTCGTTGGATTTCGCTGGGGCTTCTTGCACCACATCGACAGGTTGAGTCAACGGTGTGATGTCTCTAGAACTTTCGGGAATTTTTAGAGTTGCATCGGCTAGAGGGATGTCAGACTCTTCAAACGGGCGCTCTCCATGATGGACTCCTGAGTGAGGAATTTGTTCCTTGGATCGATTACCGTTGCCGAATGTGAATGGTTCTTGGTTGGCCATATGATATGGTTCCCCTGCGCCTAGTACGCTTTACTGATGTATGTTTGCTACTATACACCAAATTCACGAAAAATGCAAGCGTGTGCTTTTTACGTCAAGGGTTGACAGGATTACAGTTGCCCGTTCGGTCCGCGTCCGTCATCAAAGTCGTGGACACGATCTGTGCGGAAGACTGTCGGAGCCTTTGTCTTTGCATACGTCTCGTATGCAACCTTAGTCTCCATCGGTATGGTCGAGCGGCGATCGCTTATGTAGTTGCCAATGACCTGCATCAACTCGGCCTCACGGTCACCAATACCTGCCCTAACTTGAGGATCGGTAAGCGCGAATTCGATCGTATTAACCAGAGAGACGCGCGCACTTTCGTCAATCCTGCCTCGCATATCGTCGTCACGAAGTATCTGAATCGTGCGCTGGAGTTCATCGACATCGGTTTGAGCCAAGCGGCTGGCATTGATCTTCTTGTCATTGATGTCACGGACAATTGCCTCCTGGCCTTCCAGGAAGAAGGTACCGACTTCAGCGTTGCCTCGGTCTGTGCCCGAGAAGCTTTTGATTGCCAACTTGCTGTTTTTGGCCGACTCAACGAATAGCTGCTGAATGTCACGACGGCGATCGATCTCTGCTTGATCGGTAATCCGCACACCTTTAAGTGGCTTACCTTCGGCATCTTTTTGTATGAAGCCTTGCGCATCACGTACGAGCTCGTAGTAAGCATTGTCGTCCTCGTCATAATTCATACCAAGAGTACTGACGTAATCTTTTGTCCTCTGGTAGGCCCAGTTGTTACCTTTGGTGAGGAGTATCTCACGCATAGCTGCGTCACGAAGGGCTTCGTTGCTCGATACATCGTTTTCGTCCCTGTCGTGACCAGTTTGATGAAGCTTAATCAACTCGGCTAAGCTATACTCACTGAGCACGGAGCGAGAGTTCTCGACATCCTC carries:
- a CDS encoding hypothetical protein (RAAC3_TM7_1_315) codes for the protein MIMLSLIKIKNKPLLYLSLLLAVFIASFYTSQVVHADGTQPTYTLSYESLISAKGGFISDPNVTSIPMFRKDGDKWVFGEGENSHNKDYYNEDTAEIYFKYSRENELYITHTQYATNNGVEAVTDKGERISCDVAIKIDANTRSGGSFVGVRRDDNLDNQKEDSDCTSAVRDIQQLGSNQVAFGNISEPTGETFMGVTIETCKKDDSACKARRKEQIKKADAAIVCTTSSQDSIERCNYYKSIITCLKSSPSISVATCTTRANATRILDGNYSIITAEATDEYINQTCRALQDKNDRQECVDKATKERDRLKGEKEKCEKNGGTWNNSTGECTPAEPTTSCSVEGVGWIICPIMNFMGGLNDAAFGFISDFLTIEPKLLTDNDTRAAWSNFRDIANVAFVIVFLIIVYSQITGTGVSNYGIKRMLPRLFIAAVLVNLSYFVCQIAVDLSNILGSSIYSFFKDMPTTDAISATASDLPSWKKVIGFVLVGAAALVVGLLAITTISTAALLAFALIILILIARKAALILLVVVSPLAFVAYLLPNTEKWFKKWWKMFSSLLLVFPVVGVIFGASTLAARIINNAGGDPDESNYMLQITALGVMAVPLFAVPIVLKSALSATGSIGAKLSGMADRAQGAAASRNKKRFSEQAERMKKDVGNRWNIAAHNKEGWLGSSKLGAYSRYKTRRDSLLASREGEAKRSGSTYMANQLGDTDANGNYTERAIKLQNAAAGGSAISQADESARVRAAAVATQGIHKQFDDDVSAFKTTLTSASNDQLIGMISDTALSSEQRAAAAGLVMSRSHRESHIRALDIATKLMNEADTTGNSKEVEALSSVQKQMAYDMKDKPWALGDQATGQLVEGKLGQVMHDSDGKIMKDAKGNPLRVTDMQEEINKRVGTKLSAASLASMNPDEMKRIHKAALNGELNDSQKASLKTAINEARSNPQINNLIKPEAKVLHDAILNKIAKDEQDAAAATYGPNI
- a CDS encoding hypothetical protein (RAAC3_TM7_1_316), translated to MANQEPFTFGNGNRSKEQIPHSGVHHGERPFEESDIPLADATLKIPESSRDITPLTQPVDVVQEAPAKSNESFMRRHRRAIAGMVATSVIGIGGALVATSGGESADPGTKEPGITKIDTETLDQRIEALFQNKDRVQFDANILEGISDDEWGSVFNKSIREDLNWYLGVLVENPDIPVDKIPVSDFTDTPDSEIVNSLKDIAAQILAENPDVKDIGTFVCPTASNDTAPQDYGCSVYSSFVNDPVNYPDLSYLRVEYMVQDQDNNYSEHKSIDVKLEQPYQLVQQKDGTIKINEG